Proteins from a single region of Carassius carassius chromosome 25, fCarCar2.1, whole genome shotgun sequence:
- the LOC132104088 gene encoding C3a anaphylatoxin chemotactic receptor-like has protein sequence MISNTTLSPQSNSNTSMSYEKTTVDIVFYSIVVLLGTTGNSLVIWVAGFRMKPNITNVWLVNLAVADLIFCLTRVISLISSLFFDHWPFGVFLCKFNGFFKYANMFCSVFLLAVISVDRALCIWRPVFTREHRTLSAARVVSVGVWIVAVMFSSPYFVYRQVFLEKNNLSHCSFKVKGADEEDGSSAKYVYYFTRFICGFLLPFLVILICYILAAVGIHRTRLSGKSRPLRILVVLVCAFFLCWAPYHVLGLVKLVNRNNKAVKEGWAMVSNLAYFNSCINPVLYFCMGLDFSRCCNQSLSGIFRRALMEEGQSLSHQGTREENCHSIPKTADAKCETKF, from the exons ATGATCTCCAATACAACTCTTTCCCCTCAATCCAACTCCAATACCTCAATGTCCTATGAGAAAACAACAGTAGACATTGTCTTCTACTCAATCGTAGTTCTCCTTGGCACCACTGGGAACTCTTTGGTCATCTGGGTAGCTGGATTCCGAATGAAACCCAACATCACAAATGTTTGGCTGGTCAATCTCGCTGTAGCAGACCTGATCTTCTGCCTGACACGAGTCATATCACTCATCTCAAGTCTGTTCTTTGACCACTGGCCTTTTGGAGTTTTTCTCTGCAAGTTCAATGGTTTCTTCAAGTATGCCAACATGTTCTGCAGTGTTTTTCTTCTGGCTGTCATCAGTGTGGATCGAGCTCTCTGTATCTGGCGTCCAGTGTTCACCAGAGAACACCGGACGTTAAGTGCTGCTCGTGTGGTCAGTGTGGGAGTTTGGATTGTGGCAGTGATGTTCAGCTCACCGTACTTTGTATACAGACAGGTCTTTCTTGAAAAGAACAACTTGAGCCACTGCTCATTCAAG GTGAAAGGAGCAGATGAAGAAGATGGCAGTTCAGCAAAGTATGTCTACTATTTCACTCGTTTCATCTGTGGATTTTTATTGCCCTTCCTGGTCATCCTTATCTGTTACATACTAGCTGCTGTTGGGATACACAGAACACGGCTCTCTGGAAAATCAAGGCCTCTTCGGATTCTTGTCGTATTGGTCTGTGCCTTTTTCTTATGCTGGGCCCCCTATCACGTTCTAGGACTGGTCAAGTTGGTGAATAGAAACAACAAGGCAGTAAAAGAAGGATGGGCTATGGTTTCAAACTTAGCCTATTTCAACAGCTGCATTAACCCGGTTCTGTATTTCTGCATGGGACTGGATTTTAGTCGATGCTGCAACCAAAGTTTGTCTGGGATTTTTCGCAGAGCTCTTATGGAGGAAGGCCAAAGTCTCTCACATCAAGGGACTAGAGAAGAAAACTGTCATTCTATTCCAAAGACTGCAGATGCTAAGTGTGAAACTAAATTTTAA